A window of Salmo trutta chromosome 31, fSalTru1.1, whole genome shotgun sequence contains these coding sequences:
- the LOC115169955 gene encoding mediator of RNA polymerase II transcription subunit 26 isoform X1: MTTASATPQQMRDRLLQAIDSHSNQICNMVAVLEVITYLEKFPITKEALEETRLGKLINDVRKQTKDEDLAKRAKKLLRSWQKLIEPGQNETPSRGAVCVPGSANGSAHPCRTDIPPPDVSMASKGVPEVKTRNDVHNIHSPKAEKSSSRKRRGEQRDSVHLAAKISNLSPYEQMYNTPPPTNGIAGSPEAPPSPDRARTEHLENDKHSRIPVNAVKPHPSSPGLTKLPSTSSLLKTAVLQQQARLDEGGGGQYQAKSPHCLSSSLRSPRTMKQETMSKRSSTYAPKGNIPSPARSPRLLSSQSLKSPSLKSLAEVSHVDGLPPPAHRASLHWPGSSEVTTHPPRDAATLEPLPVFPPTSQPAPTNSESSELQRPTPSSSVVVVKAEAEVAASSSDRKKRKKYRSRDYSVNLQGQDTEDQTRPVRLKERRLTFDPVTGQIKSMVHKEPSQVEGPPRPPSPEPQQRTHLPLQQHPAPTPSPFQQTNWKELSRNDIIQSYLNLQSNVLTSSGVQAPGAHFFMSEYLKREESDVREARRGVHVLQLDSSVTDTPGASREVTDEDLHRVHMEHWQGVNGCCDTKGTWYDWTECISLDPHGDESKLNILPYVCLD, translated from the exons ATGACAACGGCCTCAGCAACTCCGCAGCAGATGAGAGACCGGCTGCTGCAGGCCATCGATAGTCACAGCAAT CAGATTTGCAATATGGTGGCAGTATTAGAAGTTATCACATATTTGGAGAAGTTCCCTATCACCAAAGAAGCTCTTGAG GAAACTCGCTTGGGGAAACTGATCAATGATGTGAGGAAGCAGACCAAGGATGAAGACCTTGCCAAGCGTGCCAAGAAGCTTTTGCGGAGCTGGCAGAAATTGATCGAGCCGGGGCAAAATGAGACTCCATCGCGGGGGGCCGTGTGTGTCCCGGGCTCTGCCAATGGCAGTGCCCACCCCTGTCGGACTGACATTCCACCCCCTGATGTCTCAATGGCAAGCAAGGGTGTCCCAGAGGTGAAAACTAGAAATGACGTCCACAACATCCACTCGCCAAAAGCAGAGAAGTCAAGCAGCAGAAAGCGTAGAGGGGAGCAAAGGGACAGTGTGCACTTAGCGGCCAAAATCTCCAACTTGTCCCCCTACGAGCAGATGTACAACACCCCACCACCCACAAATGGGATTGCAGGTAGCCCTGAGGCTCCCCCATCGCCGGACAGGGCCCGGACAGAGCACCTAGAGAATGACAAACATTCTAGAATCCCTGTCAATGCTGTCAAGCCTCACCCAAGCTCCCCGGGCCTCACCAAACTACCTAGCACTTCTTCTTTACTCAAGACTGCTGTGTTGCAGCAGCAGGCAAGGCTGGACGAAGGAGGCGGTGGGCAGTATCAGGCCAAAAGCCCCCACTGTCTCTCATCAAGTCTGCGGAGTCCGCGAACTATGAAGCAAGAGACGATGTCCAAGCGCTCTTCAACATATGCACCAAAAGGGAATATCCCAAGCCCAGCTCGGAGCCCTCGCTTGCTGTCGTCCCAGTCTTTAAAGTCCCCATCTTTAAAGTCCCTAGCCGAAGTGTCTCATGTGGATGGGCTGCCACCCCCTGCCCATAGGGCCTCACTGCACTGGCCCGGCTCCTCAGAGGTCACCACCCATCCCCCACGCGACGCTGCAACACTGGAACCCCTGCCGGTGTTCCCTCCAACCTCCCAGCCTGCCCCAACCAACTCTGAGAGCTCAGAACTACAGAgacccaccccctcctcctctgtaGTGGTGGTCAAGGCTGAGGCAGAAGTCGCTGCCTCCAGCTCGGACCGCAAAAAGAGGAAGAAGTACAGGTCCAGGGACTACTCTGTCAACCTGCAGGGGCAGGACACAGAGGACCAAACGAGGCCTGTGCGGTTAAAAGAGCGCAGGCTAACGTTTGACCCTGTGACGGGGCAGATCAAGTCCATGGTACATAAAGAACCCTCTCAGGTGGAAGGACCCCCAAGGCCACCTTCCCCTGAGCCCCAGCAGAGGACTCACCTGCCCCTGCAGCAGCATCCCGCTCCCACCCCCAGCCCCTTCCAACAGACTAACTGGAAAGAACTGTCCCGAAACGACATCATCCAGTCCTACCTAAACCTTCAGAGCAACGTGCTCACATCCTCGGGGGTCCAGGCCCCCGGTGCACACTTTTTCATGTCAGAATACCTGAAACGGGAGGAGAGCGATGTTAGGGAGGCGAGGCGAGGAGTCCACGTCTTGCAGCTGGACAGCTCGGTAACGGACACACCGGGGGCGAGCCGGGAGGTGACTGACGAGGACCTCCACAGAGTACATATGGAGCACTGGCAAGGGGTAAACGGTTGTTGCGACACCAAGGGCACTTGGTACGACTGGACGGAGTGCATATCTTTGGATCCGCACGGGGATGAGAGCAAACTTAACATCCTGCCATATGTCTGCCTAGACTGA
- the LOC115169955 gene encoding mediator of RNA polymerase II transcription subunit 26 isoform X2, giving the protein MTTASATPQQMRDRLLQAIDSHSNICNMVAVLEVITYLEKFPITKEALEETRLGKLINDVRKQTKDEDLAKRAKKLLRSWQKLIEPGQNETPSRGAVCVPGSANGSAHPCRTDIPPPDVSMASKGVPEVKTRNDVHNIHSPKAEKSSSRKRRGEQRDSVHLAAKISNLSPYEQMYNTPPPTNGIAGSPEAPPSPDRARTEHLENDKHSRIPVNAVKPHPSSPGLTKLPSTSSLLKTAVLQQQARLDEGGGGQYQAKSPHCLSSSLRSPRTMKQETMSKRSSTYAPKGNIPSPARSPRLLSSQSLKSPSLKSLAEVSHVDGLPPPAHRASLHWPGSSEVTTHPPRDAATLEPLPVFPPTSQPAPTNSESSELQRPTPSSSVVVVKAEAEVAASSSDRKKRKKYRSRDYSVNLQGQDTEDQTRPVRLKERRLTFDPVTGQIKSMVHKEPSQVEGPPRPPSPEPQQRTHLPLQQHPAPTPSPFQQTNWKELSRNDIIQSYLNLQSNVLTSSGVQAPGAHFFMSEYLKREESDVREARRGVHVLQLDSSVTDTPGASREVTDEDLHRVHMEHWQGVNGCCDTKGTWYDWTECISLDPHGDESKLNILPYVCLD; this is encoded by the exons ATGACAACGGCCTCAGCAACTCCGCAGCAGATGAGAGACCGGCTGCTGCAGGCCATCGATAGTCACAGCAAT ATTTGCAATATGGTGGCAGTATTAGAAGTTATCACATATTTGGAGAAGTTCCCTATCACCAAAGAAGCTCTTGAG GAAACTCGCTTGGGGAAACTGATCAATGATGTGAGGAAGCAGACCAAGGATGAAGACCTTGCCAAGCGTGCCAAGAAGCTTTTGCGGAGCTGGCAGAAATTGATCGAGCCGGGGCAAAATGAGACTCCATCGCGGGGGGCCGTGTGTGTCCCGGGCTCTGCCAATGGCAGTGCCCACCCCTGTCGGACTGACATTCCACCCCCTGATGTCTCAATGGCAAGCAAGGGTGTCCCAGAGGTGAAAACTAGAAATGACGTCCACAACATCCACTCGCCAAAAGCAGAGAAGTCAAGCAGCAGAAAGCGTAGAGGGGAGCAAAGGGACAGTGTGCACTTAGCGGCCAAAATCTCCAACTTGTCCCCCTACGAGCAGATGTACAACACCCCACCACCCACAAATGGGATTGCAGGTAGCCCTGAGGCTCCCCCATCGCCGGACAGGGCCCGGACAGAGCACCTAGAGAATGACAAACATTCTAGAATCCCTGTCAATGCTGTCAAGCCTCACCCAAGCTCCCCGGGCCTCACCAAACTACCTAGCACTTCTTCTTTACTCAAGACTGCTGTGTTGCAGCAGCAGGCAAGGCTGGACGAAGGAGGCGGTGGGCAGTATCAGGCCAAAAGCCCCCACTGTCTCTCATCAAGTCTGCGGAGTCCGCGAACTATGAAGCAAGAGACGATGTCCAAGCGCTCTTCAACATATGCACCAAAAGGGAATATCCCAAGCCCAGCTCGGAGCCCTCGCTTGCTGTCGTCCCAGTCTTTAAAGTCCCCATCTTTAAAGTCCCTAGCCGAAGTGTCTCATGTGGATGGGCTGCCACCCCCTGCCCATAGGGCCTCACTGCACTGGCCCGGCTCCTCAGAGGTCACCACCCATCCCCCACGCGACGCTGCAACACTGGAACCCCTGCCGGTGTTCCCTCCAACCTCCCAGCCTGCCCCAACCAACTCTGAGAGCTCAGAACTACAGAgacccaccccctcctcctctgtaGTGGTGGTCAAGGCTGAGGCAGAAGTCGCTGCCTCCAGCTCGGACCGCAAAAAGAGGAAGAAGTACAGGTCCAGGGACTACTCTGTCAACCTGCAGGGGCAGGACACAGAGGACCAAACGAGGCCTGTGCGGTTAAAAGAGCGCAGGCTAACGTTTGACCCTGTGACGGGGCAGATCAAGTCCATGGTACATAAAGAACCCTCTCAGGTGGAAGGACCCCCAAGGCCACCTTCCCCTGAGCCCCAGCAGAGGACTCACCTGCCCCTGCAGCAGCATCCCGCTCCCACCCCCAGCCCCTTCCAACAGACTAACTGGAAAGAACTGTCCCGAAACGACATCATCCAGTCCTACCTAAACCTTCAGAGCAACGTGCTCACATCCTCGGGGGTCCAGGCCCCCGGTGCACACTTTTTCATGTCAGAATACCTGAAACGGGAGGAGAGCGATGTTAGGGAGGCGAGGCGAGGAGTCCACGTCTTGCAGCTGGACAGCTCGGTAACGGACACACCGGGGGCGAGCCGGGAGGTGACTGACGAGGACCTCCACAGAGTACATATGGAGCACTGGCAAGGGGTAAACGGTTGTTGCGACACCAAGGGCACTTGGTACGACTGGACGGAGTGCATATCTTTGGATCCGCACGGGGATGAGAGCAAACTTAACATCCTGCCATATGTCTGCCTAGACTGA
- the LOC115169960 gene encoding calponin-2, translated as MSGSSFNRGPAYGFSAEVKSKIAGKYDPQREEELKVWIEDTTGCDIGEDFQKGLKNGVILCKLINKLQPGSVKKINSSTMNWHQLENITNFIKSIQMYGLKPHDIFEANDLFESGNMTQVQSTLLSLAGTAKTKGCQSRVDIGVKYADKQERLFDEEKMKAGQCVIGLQMGTNKCASQAGMNAYGTRRHLYDPKAHILPPMDNSTISLQMGTNKGASQAGMTAPGTRRAIYDQKLGTDKCDNSTMSLQMGSNAGANQSGQNFGLGRQIYNAKYCPKNEEGEEEQNGAGAEYVPDYQDEGYQEYKDEAVPVYQQEGTDY; from the exons ATGTCTGGCTCATCATTTAACCGAGGTCCTGCTTATGGGTTTTCTGCAGAAGTCAAAAGCAAG ATTGCCGGAAAGTACGACcctcagagagaggaggagctaaAGGTCTGGATCGAGGATACGACAGGCTGTGACATCGGGGAAGACTTCCAGAAAGGCCTGAAAAATGGCGTTATCTTGTGCAA ACTGATCAACAAACTTCAACCTGGCTCTGTGAAAAAGATCAACTCATCCACCATGAACTGGCATCAG CTGGAGAACATCACCAACTTCATCAAATCTATACAAATGTACGGCCTGAAGCCCCATGATATCTTTGAGGCCAACGACCTGTTTGAGAGTGGGAACATGACCCAGGTCCAGAGCACACTGCTGTCTCTCGCTGGCACG GCCAAGACCAAGGGCTGCCAGTCCCGAGTGGACATTGGGGTGAAGTACGCAGACAAACAGGAGAGGCTATTCGACGAGGAGAAGATGAAGGCCGGACAGTGTGTCATCGGACTGCAG ATGGGGACGAATAAGTGTGCCAGCCAGGCGGGCATGAATGCATACGGCACCAGGAGGCACCTCTACGATCCCAAGGCTCACATCCTGCCCCCCATGGACAACTCCACCATCAGTCTGCAAATGGGCACCAACAAGGGGGCCAGTCAG GCTGGCATGACAGCTCCAGGAACCCGCCGTGCCATCTACGACCAGAAGCTGGGCACAGACAAATGTGACAACAGCACCATGTCACTGCAGATGGGCTCCAACGCAGGTGCCaatcagagcgggcagaactttGGCCTGGGTCGTCAAATCTACAACGCTAAGTACTGCCCCAAGAACGAGGAGGGCGAGGAGGAGCAGAATGGGGCCGGAGCCGAATATGTCCCTGACTACCAAGACGAGGGTTACCAAGAATACAAAGATGAAGCGGTGCCGGTGTACCAACAAGAGGGGACGGATTATTAA
- the LOC115169963 gene encoding 40S ribosomal protein S15, which yields MADVEIKKKRTFRKFTYRGVDLDQLLDMSYEQLMQLYCARQRRRLNRGLRRKQQSLLKRLRKAKKEAPPMEKPEVVKTHLRDMVILPEMVGSMVGVYNGKTFNQVEIKPEMCGHYLGEFSITYKPVKHGRPGIGATHSSRFIPLK from the exons ATG GCGGATGTCGAGATCAAGAAGAAGCGTACCTTCAGGAAGTTCACCTACAGAGGTGTGGACCTGGACCAGCTTCTGGACATGTCCTA tgaaCAGCTGATGCAGCTGTACTGCGCCCGCCAGAGGAGGAGACTTAACCGTGGCCTTCGCCGCAAGCAGCAGTCCCTCCTGAAGCGCCTGCGTAAGGCCAAGAAGGAGGCTCCCCCGATGGAGAAGCCCGAGGTGGTGAAGACTCACCTTAGGGACATGGTCATCCTGCCTGAGATGGTCGGCTCCATGGTCGGAGTGTACAACGGCAAGACCTTCAACCAGGTTGAAATCAAG CCTGAGATGTGCGGCCACTACCTGGGGGAGTTCTCTATCACCTACAAGCCAGTCAAGCACGGTCGCCCCGGTATCGGAGCTACACATTCTTCTCGTTTCATCCCACTGAAATAG